GCCGGGGTGGTGGGGTGCCCCGAAGCCGCGTTGGGCCAGCACGACCTTGCGCGCGCCGGCCGCATCGCCCCAGAGGATCACGCCCACCGCCGCCCGGCGGGGGTCCTCGGGAAAGCGGGCGCTGAGCTTGTGGGGGGTCGGGCCGAGCTGGGGCCGGCGGAGGCTCTCCGCGATCCGGGGCCAGGGGATTGGGGGCGCGTCCTCGGGAGGGCGCCAGGAGGTCATGGCGCACATCCCGTGCGCCACCCTTTCGGGGTGGTCCTGCGGACCGTGGTTCTCCGCTCCACCGAACCTGCGTTCCGCCTGGATCGCCCGCCTGCTCGCGGGCTCGCAGCGGTGCCCATAGATCCCTGCCAATGCCTGCATTGGCGGAAGGAGCCTCCCTGCTCCAACCTCATTTCACCTTCCCGAACACCGACCCCTTCACCCGCTCCACGGTGTAGACACCGCGGATCCTGCGAAGGCCGGCCATGAGCTCCACGAGGTGGGAGCGGTCGCGCACGCGCAAGGCGATGTGGAAGAGGCCCGCACCCTCCTCGGTGGCCGAGCCGTGGAAGCGCTGGACATTGATGCCCACCCGCTGGATGCCCTCGGAGACGGCGGCCACCATGCCCGGGCGGTCCTCGGTGGTGAGGGCGATCTCGGTGTCGTAGAGCTCCGTGCCGTGCTTGCCCCAGGCCACATTCACGCGCCGCTCGGGGTGCATGGTCCCCATGGTGAGCTGGGGGCAGTCGGCGCGGTGGATGGCGGTGCCGCGGGTGCGGGTGATGTAACCCACCACCTCGTCGCCCCAGATGGGCTTGCAACAGGCGGCCAGGGCGTAGAGGATGCCCGCGGTATCGCCCACCACCACCGAATCCAGGAGATTCGAGGTGTTCTCCTTGGGTTTGGCGCGCTCGGGTTCAGGCACCAGGGGCTCGATGAGCTTGTGGACGGTGAGGCGGCCGAAGCCCAGGGACGCGTAGGCGGCGTCCCAGTTGGCCAGCTTCAGCTCCACGAGGCGCGCGTCGAGCTTGGTCTGGGATTCGGCATCATCCAGGCGCACGCCCATGGCGCGGGCCTCGCGCTCCAGCCGTTCGCGGCCCAGGGTGATGGCGTGGGCGCGCTCCTCCTCGCGGATGAAGGCCTGGATGCGGCTCTTGGCGCCCGCGGATTTCACGAAACCCAGCCAGTCGCGGCTGGGCTTGTGGTCGGGCCGGGTGAGGATCTCCACGCGGTCGCCGTTCTGGAGGGTGTGCTTGAGCGGCACCATCCGGCCGTTCACCTTGGCGCCCACGCAGCGGTGGCCCACCTGGGTGTGGATGGCGTAGGCGAAATCCACGGGCGTGCTGCCTTCCACGAGGCTGCGCAGGTCGCCCTTGGGCGTGAACACCTGGATGCGGTTGAAGGTCAGCTCGCCGCGCAGGTTGGCCACCAGGTCCCGGCTGTCCTGGGCGTCCTGGTGCAGTTCGACCATGCGGCGCAGGAAGGCCACCTGGTTGATCTCGGAGCGGTTGGCGATGCGGCCGTCCTTGTAGGTCCAGTGGCTGGCGATGCCGGCCTCGGCGTGCAGGTGCATCTCCTCCGTGCGGATCTGCACCTCGAAGATGTCCCCGGAGCCCATCAGCACCGTGGTGTGGATGCTCTGGTAGCCGTTCTCCTTGGGGAGGCTGATGTAGTCCTTGAACTTGCCCGGCACCGGCCGGTAGAGGCCGTGTACGAGGCCCAGGGCCGTGTAGCAGCTGGCACGGTCGGGGCAGATGATGCGGTAGGCCAGCCAGTCGTGGATGTCGTCGAAGCCCTTGGCCTGGGCGCCCATCTTCTTCCAGATGCCGTAGAGGTGCTTGATGCGGCCGGTGACCAGGGCGTTGA
The window above is part of the Geothrix sp. genome. Proteins encoded here:
- a CDS encoding bifunctional (p)ppGpp synthetase/guanosine-3',5'-bis(diphosphate) 3'-pyrophosphohydrolase — its product is MVVSGKAPEPILREGEGSACEGDACLTLDGAFDRVKAAFLQHHPKGDVALLRRAFTIGRDMHATQLRKSGEPYFFHPLAVAQSLADWRLDAASVACGLLHDVVEDTLMTLPQVKAQFGDEIGEIVDGLTKMSKLAFTDKHLLNAENVRKLLVAMGKDVRVLLVKLADRLHNMKTLGVMEEEKRRRISRETLELYAPLANRLGMGLVRLELEDLAFRQLEPEQYAELRSAVESRRAKLSATIQEIQGSLEAILRQQGINALVTGRIKHLYGIWKKMGAQAKGFDDIHDWLAYRIICPDRASCYTALGLVHGLYRPVPGKFKDYISLPKENGYQSIHTTVLMGSGDIFEVQIRTEEMHLHAEAGIASHWTYKDGRIANRSEINQVAFLRRMVELHQDAQDSRDLVANLRGELTFNRIQVFTPKGDLRSLVEGSTPVDFAYAIHTQVGHRCVGAKVNGRMVPLKHTLQNGDRVEILTRPDHKPSRDWLGFVKSAGAKSRIQAFIREEERAHAITLGRERLEREARAMGVRLDDAESQTKLDARLVELKLANWDAAYASLGFGRLTVHKLIEPLVPEPERAKPKENTSNLLDSVVVGDTAGILYALAACCKPIWGDEVVGYITRTRGTAIHRADCPQLTMGTMHPERRVNVAWGKHGTELYDTEIALTTEDRPGMVAAVSEGIQRVGINVQRFHGSATEEGAGLFHIALRVRDRSHLVELMAGLRRIRGVYTVERVKGSVFGKVK